From Campylobacter concisus, a single genomic window includes:
- a CDS encoding flagellar hook protein FlgE has product MMRGFYNGISGIKTQSFGMDVWANNISNINNVGFKASIPEFKNLINQHMASAGSGPTNNQVGLGATKQTTALKMTNGSFQNTDNNFDLAIGGKGFFGVVDKNGRNYYTRTGSFDIDGAGNLVDNKGNLLLGTLTSFTPVTPSANALRKYGQAKGTTQAFTAKEEDLKLADTGSQKGINLPHFLFMPAKQTKNIDFKGNLNSSLITNRQTTAIDAANFNYTLDNTNKTISLNGQIPLSQTRFGAKAGDSVVVKVKDGDGKFSEFSTTLESDGSWHINNKSLKFMNFASLDIKAEVTSLVEVANKEKLSSEIYNSDGTKSLVTINFTKQIPQGGDQTIWNATATITDANGVVQNTAMGTLTFDGSGRLVTNTLTSVGNVALNFFGDGDANVYNGITSSANSKKDFVIKADGYAEGNLTKYSVDDRGNIMANFDNSRSFIVAKIALYHFQNEQGVSKVGDNLYEATPNSGEAFFYKNKAGETIYGSQILANKLEMSNVDLGQALSEVIVTQKAYEASAKSITTSDEMIQTAIQMKK; this is encoded by the coding sequence ATGATGAGAGGTTTTTACAACGGAATTAGTGGCATTAAAACACAAAGCTTTGGCATGGATGTTTGGGCAAATAATATCTCAAATATCAACAACGTAGGTTTTAAAGCTTCAATCCCTGAGTTTAAAAATTTAATCAATCAACATATGGCTTCTGCTGGAAGTGGTCCAACTAACAATCAAGTAGGTCTTGGAGCTACGAAGCAAACGACAGCTTTAAAGATGACAAATGGTAGTTTTCAAAATACTGATAATAACTTTGACCTAGCCATAGGCGGTAAAGGCTTTTTTGGTGTCGTTGATAAAAATGGTAGAAACTACTACACAAGAACAGGTAGCTTCGATATAGATGGGGCTGGAAATTTAGTAGATAATAAAGGCAACTTGCTTCTTGGTACGTTAACAAGTTTTACTCCAGTTACTCCAAGTGCTAATGCTCTTAGAAAATATGGTCAAGCAAAAGGTACCACGCAGGCATTTACTGCAAAAGAAGAAGATCTAAAACTAGCCGATACTGGCTCACAAAAAGGCATAAATTTACCTCATTTCTTATTTATGCCAGCCAAGCAAACAAAAAATATAGATTTTAAAGGCAACCTAAACTCAAGTCTAATAACAAATAGACAAACAACAGCCATTGATGCGGCAAATTTTAATTATACACTCGATAATACAAACAAAACTATCTCACTAAATGGGCAAATCCCGCTAAGTCAGACAAGATTTGGTGCAAAAGCAGGTGATAGCGTAGTGGTAAAAGTAAAAGACGGTGATGGTAAATTTAGTGAGTTTTCAACCACGCTAGAGAGCGATGGCAGCTGGCATATAAACAATAAAAGCCTAAAATTTATGAATTTTGCTAGCTTAGATATAAAAGCAGAAGTTACATCACTAGTTGAAGTAGCTAATAAAGAAAAACTAAGTTCAGAGATATATAACAGTGATGGTACAAAGAGCTTAGTAACTATAAATTTTACAAAGCAAATCCCTCAAGGTGGTGATCAAACCATTTGGAATGCAACAGCTACAATAACCGATGCTAATGGTGTTGTACAAAATACAGCTATGGGAACACTTACTTTTGATGGTAGCGGTAGGCTTGTTACAAATACATTAACAAGCGTTGGAAACGTGGCTTTAAATTTTTTTGGCGATGGAGATGCAAATGTCTATAATGGCATAACAAGCTCGGCTAATTCAAAAAAAGACTTTGTCATAAAAGCAGATGGCTACGCCGAAGGAAATCTCACAAAATATAGCGTCGATGATCGTGGAAATATAATGGCAAATTTTGATAATTCTCGCTCATTTATAGTTGCAAAAATAGCTCTATATCACTTCCAAAATGAGCAAGGCGTATCAAAAGTGGGTGATAATCTCTATGAAGCAACTCCAAATTCAGGTGAAGCATTTTTTTATAAAAATAAAGCTGGTGAGACCATTTATGGCTCACAAATTCTTGCAAATAAACTTGAAATGAGTAATGTCGATCTTGGTCAAGCGCTAAGTGAGGTTATAGTCACACAAAAGGCTTATGAGGCTAGTGCAAAAAGTATCACAACAAGTGATGAAATGATCCAGACTGCTATTCAGATGAAGAAATAA
- a CDS encoding flagellar basal body rod modification protein: MASVSDITTQTTQQKNAEKKAKAKQDAAAGTGTNPNAQLDKDAFMKLLLTELQYQDPTSPMDTEKMLTQTSQLASLEMQQNTNSAMKELVNQLKSNANAYAISALGKMVSTGSNSVLLTDEQKTVNFALYFKSDLANGKLEIKNANGEVVRSIDIKDLKSGVRRISWDGKDDSGKQLPNGAYTVSVNYTGKDGNSYKTQVGSYPVEAVKFVDGKAMIKIAGEYVPMDKISEFYEG, translated from the coding sequence ATGGCTTCAGTTTCAGATATAACTACACAAACAACACAACAAAAAAACGCCGAGAAAAAGGCAAAAGCAAAGCAAGATGCGGCAGCTGGCACAGGAACTAACCCAAATGCGCAGCTAGATAAAGACGCATTTATGAAGCTACTTTTAACAGAGCTTCAGTATCAAGACCCAACAAGCCCTATGGATACTGAAAAGATGCTCACACAAACTAGCCAACTAGCATCACTAGAGATGCAACAAAATACAAACTCAGCTATGAAAGAGCTTGTAAATCAGTTAAAATCAAATGCAAATGCCTACGCTATCTCAGCCCTTGGAAAAATGGTCTCAACTGGTTCAAACTCGGTTTTACTAACAGATGAGCAAAAAACTGTAAATTTTGCACTTTATTTTAAATCAGATCTTGCAAATGGTAAGCTTGAAATTAAAAATGCAAATGGAGAGGTCGTTCGTTCAATCGATATAAAAGATCTAAAATCAGGAGTTCGCAGAATATCTTGGGATGGCAAAGATGATTCTGGAAAACAATTACCAAACGGCGCATATACAGTCTCTGTTAATTACACTGGAAAAGATGGTAATTCATACAAGACTCAAGTAGGTAGCTATCCGGTTGAAGCAGTAAAATTTGTAGATGGTAAAGCCATGATAAAAATAGCAGGCGAATATGTTCCAATGGATAAAATATCTGAATTTTACGAAGGATAA
- a CDS encoding flagellar hook-length control protein FliK produces MQAYTAKNNVDLLAPAGGKKPSASKKSQNNGEFLSMVLDAAASKANSGQKITEKDVKEIVKTVTTQKETLQKAQSESVAKISTALEENLDENTKNELYENANFMQLLQVLEILNGNEKVSKFPNFSDKIANFLSVPQNVEELSNVKSVSDLIDLAKKFDLGLENIEISNEDVPKLNEMFKNLGKKEFFTPIKTEEKPFYLKELKNEVEQTIIKNEPKEVVKLDTLLKEVVANPTNETKNLVKEEPKKLDSEVNLDDEIVDVEPEEQPKEPKVKVNLHEQKAQKAPTLESLLFPEREQQKNENLESKETFNSDNKSELNQMVKDIASSAKHQLQTKAEIKETLSNFSSTLKEQVQNYKAPITRFNITLNPLNLGEVEITMVNRGNNLHVNFNSTTATMNLFLQNQAEFKNSLVNMGFTELEMNFSDQNQRQDKKEQAKNKYSSNQSDESENTQAEQSLLELVIPRYI; encoded by the coding sequence ATGCAAGCTTATACAGCGAAAAATAACGTAGATTTGCTGGCTCCTGCTGGAGGTAAAAAGCCATCTGCTTCTAAGAAATCTCAAAATAACGGCGAATTTTTGTCGATGGTTTTAGATGCAGCTGCGAGTAAGGCAAATAGCGGCCAAAAAATCACTGAAAAAGATGTTAAAGAGATAGTAAAAACGGTTACCACTCAAAAAGAGACACTGCAAAAAGCACAAAGCGAAAGCGTGGCAAAAATTTCAACTGCACTTGAAGAAAATTTGGACGAAAATACAAAAAATGAGCTCTATGAAAATGCAAATTTCATGCAGCTTTTGCAAGTTTTAGAGATACTAAATGGCAATGAAAAAGTAAGTAAATTTCCAAATTTTAGCGACAAAATAGCAAATTTCTTAAGTGTGCCCCAAAACGTCGAAGAGCTTAGCAACGTTAAAAGCGTTAGCGATCTTATCGACCTTGCTAAGAAATTTGACCTTGGCCTTGAAAATATAGAAATTTCAAACGAAGATGTGCCAAAACTAAATGAGATGTTTAAAAATTTAGGTAAGAAAGAATTTTTCACACCGATAAAGACCGAAGAGAAGCCTTTTTACCTAAAAGAGCTAAAAAATGAAGTCGAGCAAACTATCATCAAAAACGAGCCAAAAGAGGTCGTAAAGCTTGATACTTTGTTAAAAGAGGTAGTGGCAAATCCAACTAATGAAACTAAAAATTTAGTAAAAGAAGAGCCTAAAAAGCTAGATAGCGAAGTAAATCTTGATGATGAGATAGTGGATGTTGAGCCAGAGGAGCAGCCAAAAGAGCCAAAAGTAAAGGTAAATTTACACGAGCAAAAGGCGCAAAAAGCCCCAACTTTAGAGTCGTTACTCTTCCCTGAAAGAGAACAACAAAAAAATGAGAATTTAGAGAGCAAAGAGACATTTAATAGCGATAATAAATCAGAACTAAATCAAATGGTAAAAGATATCGCTAGTAGTGCCAAACACCAGCTTCAAACAAAGGCTGAGATAAAAGAGACGCTTAGTAACTTCTCTTCTACACTAAAAGAGCAGGTGCAAAATTACAAAGCTCCAATCACTCGTTTTAACATAACACTTAATCCACTAAATTTAGGCGAGGTCGAGATTACGATGGTAAATCGAGGCAACAACTTACATGTAAATTTTAACTCAACTACTGCTACGATGAATCTCTTTTTGCAAAATCAAGCCGAGTTTAAAAATAGCCTTGTAAATATGGGATTTACCGAGCTTGAGATGAATTTCTCAGATCAAAATCAAAGACAAGATAAAAAAGAACAAGCAAAAAATAAATACAGCTCAAATCAAAGCGATGAGAGCGAAAACACTCAAGCGGAACAAAGCTTGCTTGAGCTAGTAATACCAAGATATATTTAG
- the typA gene encoding translational GTPase TypA has protein sequence MEKIRNIAVIAHVDHGKTTMVDELLKQSGTFNEHQNLGERVMDSNDIERERGITILSKNTAIRYKDTKINIIDTPGHADFGGEVERVLKMVDGVLLLVDAQEGVMPQTKFVVKKALSLGLRPIVVVNKIDKPAGDPDRVINEIFDLFVALDANDEQLEFPVVYAAAKNGYAKLKLSDENKDMQPLFETILAHVPAPSGSDENPLQLQVFTLDYDNYVGKIGIARIFNGKISKNQNVMLAKADGTKTTGRISKLIGFMGLERTDINEAGTGDIVAIAGFDALDVGDSVVDPNNPHPLDPLHIEEPTLSVVFSVNDGPLAGTEGKHVTSNKIDERLANEMKTNIAMKYENIGEGKFKVSGRGELQITILAENMRREGYEFLLGRPEVIVKEINGVKCEPYELLVIDAPDDTTGTVIEKLGKRKAEMVSMNPTGDGQTRIEFEIPARGLIGFRSQFLTDTKGEGVMNHSFLEFRPLSGTVEHRTNGALVSMENGVTLAYSLFNLQDRGVLFLDPQAKVYVGMIIGEHSRPNDLDVNPIKGKNLTNVRASGSDDAIKLVPPRKLSLERALEWIEDDELVEVTPINIRVRKRYLDPTERKRKAKL, from the coding sequence TTGGAAAAGATACGAAATATAGCCGTTATCGCACACGTCGACCACGGTAAAACAACAATGGTTGATGAGCTTTTGAAACAGTCAGGAACATTTAATGAGCATCAAAACCTTGGCGAGCGTGTAATGGATAGTAACGACATCGAAAGAGAGCGTGGCATCACGATTCTTTCTAAAAATACTGCTATTCGCTACAAAGATACAAAGATCAACATCATAGACACCCCGGGTCACGCCGACTTTGGTGGAGAGGTAGAGCGTGTTCTTAAGATGGTTGATGGTGTTTTGTTGCTTGTCGATGCGCAAGAAGGCGTTATGCCACAAACTAAATTCGTCGTCAAAAAGGCACTTTCACTAGGACTTCGCCCAATCGTCGTCGTAAATAAGATAGATAAGCCAGCAGGCGATCCAGACCGCGTTATAAATGAAATTTTTGATCTTTTTGTTGCACTTGATGCAAACGATGAGCAGCTAGAATTTCCAGTCGTTTATGCCGCTGCTAAAAATGGCTATGCAAAGCTAAAACTAAGCGATGAAAACAAAGATATGCAGCCACTTTTTGAGACTATCTTGGCTCACGTACCAGCTCCAAGCGGCAGCGACGAGAACCCACTTCAGCTTCAAGTGTTTACTCTTGATTATGATAACTACGTCGGCAAAATCGGTATTGCAAGAATTTTTAACGGCAAGATATCTAAAAACCAAAACGTGATGCTTGCAAAGGCTGATGGCACAAAGACAACTGGTAGAATTTCAAAGCTTATCGGCTTTATGGGTCTTGAAAGAACCGATATTAACGAAGCTGGTACTGGCGACATCGTAGCGATCGCTGGCTTTGATGCGCTTGACGTTGGCGATAGCGTCGTTGATCCAAACAATCCTCATCCACTAGATCCTCTTCACATCGAAGAGCCGACACTTAGCGTTGTATTTTCTGTAAATGACGGCCCATTGGCAGGTACTGAGGGCAAACACGTCACATCAAACAAGATCGATGAGCGCCTTGCAAACGAGATGAAGACAAATATCGCGATGAAGTATGAAAATATCGGCGAGGGCAAATTTAAAGTAAGTGGCCGTGGCGAGCTTCAGATTACTATTTTGGCTGAAAATATGCGCCGTGAAGGGTATGAGTTTTTACTTGGCAGACCTGAGGTCATCGTAAAAGAGATAAACGGCGTAAAATGCGAGCCATACGAGCTTTTGGTTATCGATGCGCCTGATGATACGACAGGTACAGTCATAGAAAAACTTGGCAAAAGAAAAGCGGAAATGGTCTCTATGAACCCAACAGGCGATGGCCAAACAAGGATCGAGTTTGAGATCCCAGCGCGCGGACTTATCGGCTTTAGAAGTCAGTTTTTGACTGATACAAAAGGCGAGGGCGTTATGAACCACAGCTTTTTGGAGTTTAGACCACTAAGCGGCACAGTCGAGCACAGAACAAATGGCGCGTTAGTTTCGATGGAAAACGGCGTAACGCTTGCTTATTCGCTATTTAATTTGCAAGATCGTGGCGTGCTTTTCCTTGATCCGCAAGCAAAAGTCTATGTGGGCATGATCATCGGCGAGCACAGCCGTCCAAACGACCTTGATGTAAATCCTATCAAGGGCAAAAACCTAACAAACGTGCGTGCTAGTGGTAGTGACGATGCGATCAAGCTTGTGCCACCTAGAAAGCTAAGCCTTGAGCGTGCGCTAGAGTGGATAGAAGATGACGAGCTAGTCGAGGTTACGCCTATAAATATCCGCGTTCGCAAGCGCTATTTAGACCCAACAGAGCGCAAAAGAAAAGCAAAACTTTAA